The window GTGTCGCTCCGTCAGGCTTTCGCCCACTGCGAAAGATTCCCCACTGCTGCCTCCCGTAGGAGTCTGGGCCGTATCTCAGTCCCAATGTGGCTGGCCATCCTCTCAGACCAGCTACCCATCATCGCCTTGGTGAGCCGTTACCTCACCAACTAGCTAATAGGACGCAGCCCCCTCCCCTTGCGACGGCAGGACCGCCTTTGGCTACCGATCCATCGATCGGGAGCAACATCGGGTATTAGCTGCCCTTTCGAGCAGTTATCCCCGTCAAGGGGGCAGGTTAGCTACGCGTTACTCACCAGTCCGCCGCTCCGTCACCGGTCCGCACACCCCGAAGGGTGATTGGTCCGGCTCGATCGCTCGACTTGCATGTGTTAGGCGCACCGCTAGCGTTCATCCTGAGCTGGGATCAAACTCTCTTGGTTTTAGATTTTGATCCGATGCAATTAGGTGACATGGTTCCATTAACGGAACCCAATACCACGCTATCCACTTTTCAAGGACCGGTTGTTTGCAGGGGGAAGTATATCCCCTCCCCAGGTCTCTGTCAAGGTGAATGTCCCCACTCGAGGGGGTTAATCAGTGCCAGGATCACCCGCATCTTCTGGCTTTTTCTCTTCCTCCTTGAGGGACTCTCTGATCTGATCGAGCCGCGCAGCGACGCGGCCGAAGACCGACTTCGGCGGGAACGTCCCATCCTTCCGCCGTTTCCCCGCCGGGACCCCGGTCAGGATCTCGATCCCCTCTTCCACCCGTGTCACCGGGTAAATGTGAAACTTCCCAGCGCGGACCGCTTCCACCACCTCTTCGGAGAGCATCAGATTGTCTATGTTCCGGGCCGGGATGATCACCCCTTGCTCCCCGGTCAACCCCTTCGCCTTGCACACGCGGAAGAACCCCTCGATCTTCTCGTTCACCCCGCCGATCGGTTGGATCCCGCCCTTCTGGTTGACTGAGCCGGTGACAGCGATTCCCTGCTTGACCGGCAACCCGGACAGGGCAGAGAGGAGGGCGTACAGTTCGGTGCTCGACGCGCTGTCTCCATCGATCATGGAGTAACTCTGCTCGAACGTCAGACTCGCCGACAGGCTGAGCGGCCGGTTGGCAGCGAACTGCTCCCCGAGGAATCCCTTCAGGATCATGATCCCCTTGGTATGGGTGTGACCGCCGAGGTCGGCCTCCCGCTCGATGTCCACGATCCCGTCCTTTCCGGTATAGACGGTCGCTGTGATCCGGGAGGGCTTCCCGAACGCGTAGTCGCCGAGTTGAAGGACGGCGAGCCCATTCACCTGTCCAGTCCGCTCTCCTTCGGTATCGACGAGGATCTGGCCGCGGGCGATCATCTCCCGGATCTTCTCTTCGATCCGGTTACTGCGGCGCTCCCGCTCAACGAGCGCCTTGCGCACGTGCGCGCCGGTGACGTAATCCGATCCCTCGGTCCGCGCCCAGTAGGACGCCTCTTTGACGATCGAGGTGAGAACCCCGAATCGGCAGGAGAGCTTCTTCTGGTCCCCGGCGAGCTCGGCCGCTGTCTCCACGATCTTCGCTACCCCAGTCGGGTCGAACGGAAGCAGACTCGGGTCCTCCTGACAACGGGCGCGGAGGAAACGGGCGATCTCCTGCTCGTGTTCCTCGTTCCGCTCCATCTCGGTTTCGAAGTCGCTTTTCACCGAGAACAGCTTGGGGAAGTCCTCGTCGTAGTAGTGGAGGATCTCGTAGATCTCCGGGCTGCCGATGATGATCACCTTCATCCGAAACGGGACCGGCTCGGGCTTGAGACCCTCGGTGGTAGAATAGCCGAGCATCTGCATGGGGTCCTCGATTCGGATCTCGCGCCGCTTGATCGCGATCTTGAGCGCCTCCCACGAAAGCCCCATCCGGAAAAGATTGTTCGCGTTCAGGACCAGATAGCCGCCGTTGGCGCGGTGAAGCGATCCGGGCTTGATCATCGTGAAATCGGTGATCGCCACCCCCATGTGCACCCGCCGCTCGATCGAGCCGAACAGGTTGGTGTACGAGGCGTTCTCCTCCACGATCACCGGCGCCCCTTCGGTCTGGGAGTTGTCCACCAGGACGTTCACGTCATAGCGCTTGAACGGATCTACCGGTTGCATCACGAACGGGAACGGGACCTTCGGTGCCTCCTGATTACCCCCGCGGAACTGGTCGAGATGCTCGACGATGTCGTTCTGCACTTCATCGAAGAAGGAGATCACCTTCTCGATCCCGCCATAGCGGGATTTGAGCTGGCTTATGTGCGGTTCAACCGTGAACAGGACCGCTTCCCGCGCCAGCTTCTTCACCTCCTCCTCCCGCTCCTCATCGACACGGGCGACCTCCTGAAGGACTTCTTGAATCAAGGACTGGACCTTGTTCTGCTTTTCCCGGATCTCGGCCTTCTCCTCGTCGGACAGAGCCTCGTACTCCTCCTGGCTGAGTGGTTCCCCCTCCTTGCGCAGGGGGAGGGTGTTGATCCCGATCGGGGTCCGTTGGATCGCGAATCCAAGGGCACGGGACTTCTTCTCCATCTCCTCGAACAGCTTTGCCCGCTTCTCGGCGTGAAGCTCGTTTATCTTTTTGATCCGTGCCTTGAACTCGTCCGTCTCAAACACCTTGGGGATGTCGCGTCGCAGCCGAGCGATCAGGTGCTTCATGTCTGTACGCAGTTGCGTCCCCATCCCGGCAGGAAGCTCAAGGCAGCGGGGGTTGTAGGGATTGGCGAAGTTGTGTACGTAGCACAGATCAGGGGGGCGGGGCTCGTTCTTGCTCACCCGACTGAGGAAGTACTCCACCGCCGACATCTTCCCAGTCCCCGGGCCGCCGGCGACGTAGATGTTGTATCGGTTCTTGGCGTCCTTTATCCCCAAACCGAGCTTGAGCGCTTCGATCGCCCGCTCCTGGCCGATGATCCGATCGAGCGGCTCCAGCTCAGCGGTCGTCTTGAATTTGAACTTCTTCGGGTCACACGTATAACGAAGCTTTGTTGCATCCAGTTCCTTGGTCATTCCTTCCTCCTTGAAGTAGGATTGTAGCGCAGATGAATAAACGGTTGCAACGAAGCATTATCGTCGTCGTTCTGATCGCGGTCTGTCTCCCGGCCCTGGGCTTGGGAAACTCGGCTCGCCTTGTGCCGCTGATCGACCTTCCGCGGATCTCTCAATACCTGCCGTATCTGGAGAAGGCCATTGCCACGGCGAATTCCGCGATCGACATTCTCCTCTCCGACGGCGAGCTCGCCGGAAACCCGCTGTGGGATGAGGTGACCGCCGCGGCCGCCCGAGGTGTGGCGGTG is drawn from Candidatus Bipolaricaulota bacterium and contains these coding sequences:
- a CDS encoding AAA family ATPase, coding for MTKELDATKLRYTCDPKKFKFKTTAELEPLDRIIGQERAIEALKLGLGIKDAKNRYNIYVAGGPGTGKMSAVEYFLSRVSKNEPRPPDLCYVHNFANPYNPRCLELPAGMGTQLRTDMKHLIARLRRDIPKVFETDEFKARIKKINELHAEKRAKLFEEMEKKSRALGFAIQRTPIGINTLPLRKEGEPLSQEEYEALSDEEKAEIREKQNKVQSLIQEVLQEVARVDEEREEEVKKLAREAVLFTVEPHISQLKSRYGGIEKVISFFDEVQNDIVEHLDQFRGGNQEAPKVPFPFVMQPVDPFKRYDVNVLVDNSQTEGAPVIVEENASYTNLFGSIERRVHMGVAITDFTMIKPGSLHRANGGYLVLNANNLFRMGLSWEALKIAIKRREIRIEDPMQMLGYSTTEGLKPEPVPFRMKVIIIGSPEIYEILHYYDEDFPKLFSVKSDFETEMERNEEHEQEIARFLRARCQEDPSLLPFDPTGVAKIVETAAELAGDQKKLSCRFGVLTSIVKEASYWARTEGSDYVTGAHVRKALVERERRSNRIEEKIREMIARGQILVDTEGERTGQVNGLAVLQLGDYAFGKPSRITATVYTGKDGIVDIEREADLGGHTHTKGIMILKGFLGEQFAANRPLSLSASLTFEQSYSMIDGDSASSTELYALLSALSGLPVKQGIAVTGSVNQKGGIQPIGGVNEKIEGFFRVCKAKGLTGEQGVIIPARNIDNLMLSEEVVEAVRAGKFHIYPVTRVEEGIEILTGVPAGKRRKDGTFPPKSVFGRVAARLDQIRESLKEEEKKPEDAGDPGTD